From Caminibacter mediatlanticus TB-2, the proteins below share one genomic window:
- a CDS encoding MgtC/SapB family protein, which translates to MDIEILKSIALSIVLGFLIGLERNISFKSVHEKGFAGSRTFALISLIGYISSFLSNYYPFIIYISFFIISLLSITAYFLKVFHYHKQGTTTHFSIIIAFLVGVLVFKGMFFYAIIVTIATVFILNIKSKLKNIESQLSSKDINAAILLLTMTFLILPYLPDKMIFYINPHKTWLMAVIISSLSFLGYIGIKLFGIKYGILITGAAGGFVSSTGVTYTLSKLYKKYKNSLYTYAAAIAIANTIMFARVFVEVLIINKKLSLLIALPYLLTTFFGTIFAIYLYKKENSIISNINLANKNPLELDEAIKFAIIFTIIYSLVYFIGSRYGEVGIYFLSFISGIADVDAITLSLSSMNLEIKTAFLGIVIATISNSLFKLAIVFFFGDKELFKIIFKFFFLILSIFVISNLAVLYFKGLI; encoded by the coding sequence ATGGATATAGAAATTTTAAAAAGTATTGCTTTAAGTATTGTATTAGGTTTTTTAATAGGACTTGAAAGAAATATTTCATTTAAAAGTGTACATGAAAAAGGATTTGCTGGTAGCAGAACTTTTGCGTTAATTTCTTTAATAGGATATATAAGTAGTTTTTTATCAAATTATTACCCTTTTATAATTTACATCTCATTTTTTATAATATCTCTTTTAAGCATTACAGCTTATTTTTTAAAAGTATTTCACTATCACAAACAAGGTACCACAACTCATTTCAGTATAATAATTGCTTTTTTAGTAGGGGTTTTAGTTTTTAAAGGAATGTTTTTTTACGCAATAATAGTTACAATTGCAACAGTTTTTATTTTAAATATCAAAAGCAAACTAAAAAATATTGAATCTCAACTTTCATCAAAAGATATCAATGCAGCAATATTGCTTCTTACTATGACATTTTTAATTCTTCCATATTTACCTGATAAAATGATTTTTTATATTAATCCTCATAAAACTTGGTTAATGGCTGTAATAATTTCATCTTTATCATTTTTAGGATATATTGGAATAAAATTATTTGGAATAAAATATGGGATTTTAATAACAGGTGCTGCTGGCGGGTTTGTAAGCTCCACAGGAGTAACATATACTTTATCTAAATTGTATAAAAAATACAAAAACTCTTTATATACATATGCTGCTGCAATAGCAATTGCTAACACTATCATGTTTGCAAGAGTTTTTGTTGAGGTTTTAATAATAAATAAAAAATTATCTTTATTAATTGCACTTCCTTATTTATTAACTACTTTTTTTGGAACAATATTTGCAATTTATTTATATAAAAAAGAAAACTCTATTATTTCAAACATTAATTTAGCAAATAAAAACCCTCTTGAACTTGATGAAGCAATTAAATTTGCAATAATATTTACAATTATTTATTCATTAGTTTACTTTATAGGAAGTAGATATGGAGAGGTAGGAATTTATTTTCTATCATTCATTTCTGGTATTGCAGATGTTGATGCAATCACTCTTTCTCTTTCTTCTATGAATTTAGAAATAAAAACAGCTTTTTTAGGAATTGTTATAGCTACTATTTCTAATTCATTATTTAAATTAGCAATAGTTTTTTTCTTTGGAGATAAAGAGTTATTTAAAATAATTTTTAAATTTTTCTTTTTAATATTAAGTATTTTCGTTATTTCAAACTTAGCTGTTTTATATTTTAAAGGACTTATATGA
- a CDS encoding DnaJ family protein encodes MAKSLYEILGVSENATQDEIKKAYRKLARKYHPDICKKPECEEKFKEINTAYEILGDPEKRKQYDAMGDSMFNGQNFQDFYRQHKDVDLEEILNSIFGGGFGRSSGFGGFGGFDEFGFGGFSPDLDVHARIQVPFDLAVKGGVFPINYNGETLKIKIPEGIQTGQKLRVRGKGKSFKGQRGDLILEIEVLPSNEWERKGNDLYKKIDVPLKKMIFGGKIGVDTFKGHINVKVPKNSKCCQKLRVKGYGVKGGDLYLELRPILPKVEELDPELAKMMEEKLPE; translated from the coding sequence ATGGCAAAAAGCTTATATGAGATTTTAGGTGTTAGTGAAAATGCAACTCAGGATGAAATTAAAAAAGCATATAGAAAACTTGCAAGAAAATATCATCCTGATATTTGTAAAAAACCTGAATGTGAAGAAAAATTTAAAGAGATAAATACTGCTTATGAAATTTTAGGTGACCCTGAAAAAAGAAAGCAGTATGATGCAATGGGTGATAGTATGTTTAATGGTCAAAACTTCCAAGACTTTTATAGACAACACAAAGATGTGGATTTAGAAGAAATTTTAAATTCTATTTTTGGTGGTGGATTTGGAAGAAGCTCTGGTTTTGGAGGATTTGGCGGATTTGATGAGTTTGGATTTGGTGGTTTTTCACCAGATTTAGATGTGCATGCAAGAATTCAAGTACCTTTTGATTTAGCAGTGAAAGGTGGAGTTTTTCCTATAAATTATAATGGAGAGACTTTAAAAATTAAAATTCCAGAGGGAATACAAACAGGTCAAAAACTTAGAGTTAGAGGTAAAGGGAAAAGTTTTAAAGGTCAAAGAGGTGATTTAATTTTAGAAATTGAAGTTTTACCATCAAATGAGTGGGAGAGAAAAGGGAATGATTTATATAAAAAAATAGATGTCCCACTTAAAAAAATGATATTTGGCGGTAAAATTGGTGTAGATACTTTTAAAGGACATATAAATGTAAAAGTTCCTAAAAATTCTAAGTGTTGTCAAAAATTAAGAGTGAAAGGATATGGTGTAAAAGGTGGTGATTTATATTTAGAACTTAGACCAATATTACCAAAAGTAGAAGAGTTAGACCCAGAGTTAGCAAAGATGATGGAAGAGAAGTTACCAGAATAA
- a CDS encoding NUDIX hydrolase, with the protein MIKIEKINTLCKGKYLELKEVYFEENGKKRRWEVCSAHNSVAVLIYDRDLESIIMVKQFRLPLYLKGTHGYSYELCAGLCDKNGLEEIKVAKEEILEECGYDVDIKNIKKITSTYSNVGNMAAKQDIFYVEVTQKEKVNSGGGIDDENIEVVQIKKDKVEEFLFDESNIITPGAKFALMWWIHYKMKTKN; encoded by the coding sequence ATGATTAAAATAGAAAAAATTAATACTTTATGCAAGGGAAAATATCTTGAATTAAAAGAGGTATATTTTGAAGAAAATGGTAAAAAAAGAAGATGGGAAGTCTGTTCTGCTCATAATAGTGTAGCAGTTTTAATTTATGATAGGGATTTAGAATCAATTATTATGGTTAAACAATTTAGATTGCCTCTTTATTTAAAAGGTACACATGGATATTCGTACGAACTTTGTGCTGGTCTTTGTGATAAAAATGGTTTAGAAGAGATAAAAGTAGCAAAAGAAGAAATTTTAGAAGAGTGTGGATATGATGTTGATATAAAAAATATCAAAAAAATAACTTCAACTTATTCAAATGTAGGTAATATGGCAGCAAAACAAGATATTTTTTATGTTGAGGTTACTCAAAAAGAGAAAGTAAATAGTGGTGGTGGAATTGATGATGAAAATATTGAAGTTGTGCAGATAAAAAAAGATAAAGTAGAAGAGTTTTTATTTGATGAAAGTAATATTATAACGCCTGGGGCGAAATTTGCTTTGATGTGGTGGATACACTATAAAATGAAAACTAAAAATTAA
- the metG gene encoding methionine--tRNA ligase: MSDKCNTYYLTTPIYYVNDVPHIGHAYTTIIADTIARYSRLKGIDTFFLTGTDEHGQKIEEAARKKGKSPKEYADEISAKFKELWDEFEISYDKFIRTTDEAHKRGVQKAFLEMYKKGDIYKDYYEGHYCVSCESFIAPSQLVNDELCPDCGKPTRIIKEESYFFRLSKYQDKILDWLKNKKPILPEAKANEVIRFVEEGLKDLSITRTSFEWGVKLPDEINDKKHVVYVWLDALFNYLTALGYGSEDESLVKKYWPAKLHIVGKDILKFHAVYWPAFLMSIGYELPKKIAAHGWWTRDGEKMSKSKGNVIDPKEVADAYGIENFRYFLLREVPFGADGDFSEKALIDRINNDLGNDLGNLLNRIIGMAYKYFDGKVTSRDVEKYFSSELNEAREIIKNLEETYLWKMQIHKFLEELWKVLSIGNKAIDTYKPWELMKNGETQKAAALIGLIANLLALTSINLHAVMPKTTQKIASSLGFEINPNSFKELMEGKLLDDFVIEKIPPLFPKIEKPLMKKVEVKEKPQNIITIDEFFKTELKIGKIIEAEDVKKSKKLLRLLVDLGEEKPRQIVAGIKESYTPEELIGKNVCVVSNLKPAKLMGMISEGMLLGAKDENGFSLIIPEKPKKVGTSIK, encoded by the coding sequence ATGAGTGATAAGTGTAATACATATTATCTAACAACGCCAATATATTATGTAAATGATGTACCACATATTGGTCATGCATATACTACAATTATTGCAGATACAATAGCAAGATATAGTAGACTTAAAGGAATTGATACATTTTTTTTAACAGGAACTGATGAACATGGTCAAAAAATTGAAGAAGCAGCAAGAAAAAAAGGTAAATCTCCAAAAGAATATGCGGATGAGATTAGTGCTAAGTTTAAAGAGTTGTGGGATGAGTTTGAGATTAGTTATGATAAATTTATAAGAACTACTGATGAAGCTCACAAAAGAGGAGTACAAAAAGCATTTCTTGAAATGTATAAAAAAGGTGATATTTATAAAGATTATTATGAAGGTCATTATTGTGTAAGTTGTGAAAGTTTTATTGCTCCAAGTCAGCTTGTAAATGATGAATTATGTCCAGATTGTGGAAAACCTACACGAATTATAAAAGAAGAGAGTTACTTTTTTAGATTATCAAAATACCAAGATAAAATTCTTGATTGGTTAAAAAATAAAAAGCCTATTTTACCAGAAGCAAAAGCTAATGAGGTTATTAGATTTGTAGAAGAAGGGCTTAAAGACCTTTCAATTACAAGGACTTCATTTGAGTGGGGAGTAAAATTACCTGATGAAATAAATGATAAAAAACATGTTGTTTATGTATGGCTTGATGCTTTATTTAATTACTTAACAGCTCTTGGTTATGGAAGTGAAGATGAGAGCTTAGTTAAAAAATATTGGCCTGCAAAACTTCATATTGTTGGAAAAGATATTCTTAAATTTCACGCAGTCTATTGGCCAGCATTTTTAATGAGTATAGGTTATGAGCTTCCTAAAAAAATAGCAGCCCATGGATGGTGGACAAGAGATGGTGAGAAAATGAGTAAAAGTAAAGGAAATGTTATTGATCCAAAAGAAGTTGCAGATGCTTATGGGATTGAAAATTTTAGATACTTTTTACTTAGAGAAGTGCCATTTGGGGCTGATGGAGATTTTAGTGAAAAAGCATTAATAGATAGAATTAATAATGACTTAGGTAATGATTTAGGAAACTTACTTAATAGAATTATTGGTATGGCATATAAATATTTTGATGGAAAAGTTACAAGTAGGGATGTTGAGAAATATTTTAGCAGTGAATTAAATGAAGCAAGAGAGATTATCAAAAATTTAGAAGAGACATATCTTTGGAAAATGCAAATTCACAAATTCCTTGAAGAGTTATGGAAAGTCTTATCAATCGGAAATAAGGCAATTGATACATATAAACCTTGGGAACTTATGAAAAATGGAGAAACTCAAAAAGCAGCAGCGCTAATTGGTCTAATTGCAAATTTACTTGCCCTAACTTCTATTAATTTACACGCTGTTATGCCAAAAACTACTCAAAAAATTGCTTCATCTCTTGGGTTTGAGATTAATCCAAATAGTTTTAAAGAGTTAATGGAAGGAAAATTACTTGATGATTTTGTAATTGAAAAAATTCCACCACTTTTTCCTAAAATCGAAAAGCCTTTAATGAAAAAAGTAGAGGTAAAAGAAAAGCCACAAAATATAATTACAATTGATGAATTTTTTAAAACTGAACTTAAAATTGGGAAAATAATAGAAGCAGAGGATGTGAAAAAATCAAAAAAACTATTAAGACTTTTAGTTGATTTAGGAGAAGAAAAACCAAGACAAATTGTGGCAGGAATTAAAGAGAGTTATACTCCTGAGGAGTTAATTGGAAAAAATGTATGTGTAGTTAGTAACTTAAAACCAGCAAAACTTATGGGAATGATTAGTGAAGGGATGTTGCTTGGTGCAAAAGATGAAAATGGATTTAGTTTAATTATTCCTGAAAAACCAAAAAAAGTAGGGACTTCTATTAAATAA
- a CDS encoding class 1 fructose-bisphosphatase, which yields MTEIISAIEKIAIEIYEAIKTKDTGKVESQNASGDVQVKLDVISDEIVEKYLLNVSSVREIISEEKEKPITKNSGKYLVAYDPLDGSSLIDVDLSVGSIFGIYENDYKGSDIKAAVYVVYGPRVEMVIARDVVEMFRLNEKTHEFYFVKELKLKEKGKILAPGGTQKNWYPFHKEMIDNFFKEGYRLRYSGGMVPDLHQILNKEGGLFAYPATTDKEKGKLRKLFEVFPFAYVYKKAGGEAVDGYRDLLSLDYENYHDTTPCFFGSKEEIRKVLNTYKENK from the coding sequence ATGACAGAAATTATTAGTGCAATTGAAAAAATAGCAATAGAAATTTATGAAGCTATAAAAACAAAAGATACAGGAAAAGTTGAATCTCAAAATGCAAGTGGTGATGTGCAAGTAAAACTTGATGTAATTAGTGATGAGATAGTTGAGAAATATTTATTAAATGTTAGTAGTGTAAGAGAGATTATAAGCGAAGAAAAAGAAAAGCCTATTACAAAAAATAGTGGAAAATATTTAGTGGCTTACGACCCTCTTGATGGAAGTAGTTTAATTGATGTTGATTTAAGTGTTGGAAGTATTTTTGGTATTTATGAGAATGATTATAAGGGAAGTGATATAAAAGCTGCTGTTTATGTGGTATATGGGCCAAGAGTAGAGATGGTTATTGCAAGAGATGTTGTTGAGATGTTTAGATTAAATGAAAAAACTCATGAATTTTATTTTGTAAAAGAGTTGAAATTAAAAGAAAAAGGGAAAATTTTAGCCCCAGGAGGTACTCAAAAAAATTGGTATCCTTTTCATAAAGAGATGATAGATAATTTTTTTAAAGAAGGGTATAGACTTAGATATTCAGGTGGAATGGTTCCAGATTTACACCAAATTTTAAATAAAGAAGGTGGACTTTTTGCATATCCTGCAACTACTGATAAAGAAAAAGGAAAACTAAGAAAACTTTTTGAAGTATTTCCTTTTGCTTATGTTTATAAAAAAGCAGGAGGAGAAGCTGTTGATGGATATAGGGATTTACTTAGCTTAGATTATGAAAATTATCACGATACAACACCTTGTTTTTTTGGAAGTAAAGAAGAAATAAGAAAAGTTTTAAACACATATAAGGAGAATAAATGA
- a CDS encoding phosphomannomutase/phosphoglucomutase, whose translation MKHIFREYDIRGIFGQDLVEDVVKKIGYFLGKKIDSDYVFVSYDARTHSPTLHNWLVSGLNKAGKKILSGGILPTGTNYFANFVPLCLDKVGRVEIGGSIQITGSHNPKEYNGFKITINKKPFYGKNIYELGEEVLKSDINIEDNFDVIKYDLKSQYVDFLANQFSHLQKMDLNAVFDCGNGAAGVVLRDILEKLKMKNYEILYENPDGNFPNHHPDPTEEENLKDVYEKLKEKKYAFAYDGDADRIAFLDRKYNYKGDILAYFFAKNLKEPCIISEVKATQVLYDEVNKFGKAIMYKTGHSNLKTLLYEKGCDLAAEVSGHIFFNDRYFGIDDAIYATFRILELIDKGFDFVKEYESLPKVYNTDEIKVKTTEDKKFKIIDGLKKYLQENKEKLGIKDIIDVDGVRVNFENGWGLVRASNTTPVLVTRFEAKSKEDLEKIQSILVNILQKFL comes from the coding sequence ATGAAACATATTTTTAGGGAATATGATATTAGAGGTATTTTTGGGCAAGATTTGGTAGAAGATGTTGTAAAAAAAATAGGATATTTTTTAGGTAAAAAGATAGATAGCGATTATGTGTTTGTTAGTTATGATGCAAGGACACATTCTCCTACTTTACATAATTGGCTTGTAAGTGGGCTTAATAAAGCAGGTAAAAAAATTTTAAGTGGTGGAATTTTACCAACAGGGACAAATTATTTTGCAAATTTTGTCCCATTATGTCTTGATAAAGTTGGAAGAGTAGAAATTGGAGGAAGTATTCAAATAACAGGAAGCCACAATCCAAAAGAGTATAATGGATTTAAAATTACAATAAATAAAAAACCTTTTTATGGTAAAAATATTTATGAGTTAGGAGAAGAGGTATTAAAAAGTGATATTAATATTGAAGATAATTTTGATGTAATTAAATATGATTTAAAATCTCAATATGTAGATTTTTTAGCAAATCAATTTTCTCATCTTCAAAAAATGGATTTAAATGCCGTTTTTGATTGTGGGAATGGAGCAGCAGGAGTAGTTTTAAGAGATATCTTAGAAAAACTTAAAATGAAAAATTATGAAATACTTTATGAAAATCCAGATGGAAATTTTCCAAATCATCATCCAGACCCAACCGAAGAAGAAAATTTAAAAGATGTATATGAAAAATTAAAAGAGAAAAAATATGCTTTTGCTTATGATGGAGATGCTGATAGGATAGCTTTTTTAGATAGAAAGTATAATTATAAAGGTGATATATTAGCTTATTTTTTTGCTAAAAATTTAAAAGAGCCTTGTATAATTAGTGAAGTAAAAGCAACACAAGTATTATATGATGAAGTTAATAAATTTGGAAAAGCTATTATGTATAAAACAGGCCATAGTAATTTAAAAACTCTTTTATATGAAAAAGGGTGTGATTTAGCTGCTGAGGTTAGTGGTCATATTTTCTTTAATGATAGATATTTTGGAATTGATGATGCTATATATGCTACTTTTAGAATTTTAGAGTTAATTGATAAAGGTTTTGATTTTGTAAAAGAATATGAAAGTTTACCAAAAGTTTATAATACTGATGAGATTAAAGTTAAAACTACTGAGGATAAAAAATTTAAAATAATAGATGGACTTAAAAAATATCTTCAAGAGAATAAAGAGAAATTAGGAATTAAAGATATCATAGATGTAGATGGTGTTAGAGTAAATTTTGAAAATGGTTGGGGTCTTGTTAGGGCAAGTAATACAACTCCTGTACTTGTTACAAGATTTGAAGCAAAATCAAAAGAAGATTTAGAAAAAATTCAATCTATTTTAGTGAATATTCTTCAAAAATTTCTTTAA
- a CDS encoding NAD-glutamate dehydrogenase domain-containing protein → MKINIKNNLIIIETDKFITVSDFVTILNNFKIILEDFKKENNIYELKINKIINNNEFIKILKLALNNKIPKFCKLYYLVFENLTLREINLTRAFAKYIKQLLLELSEEMVINTFIKHSNITANFVNFFLNKEDLKSFEVKDEKENKIFTLFNEIIKNITKTNYFLKKDTISFKIDTNKFKHLLFGIQPNIEMFVYHYDFNGIHLRTTKISRGGIRYSNRIYDFREEIKDLMIAQQAKNSIIIPSGAKGGFVINKKNINKEEFKSIYSKFIDALLDLIDLDKKGEDNYFVVAADRGTANMSDIANEIAIKRGYFLKDAFASGGKNGYSHKKLGITAKGALTAANEHFKKINKDIFKDELTVVGIGSMRGDVFGNGMLLNKNFKLIAAISHDEIFIDPNPNPKIAFEERKRLFENSLSWGFYDKSKISKGGGVFKKEGKIKLSNEIKSLINYDKDYILATKLVKKLLTLKVDLLYFGGIGTYVKSSDEFNLYISDKENENIRVDAKELNAFAVCEGANLAFTMKARYEYAKKGGNINLDSIDNSAGVNISDYEVNMKIILNKLVDEKKLTENYKNNILKELTDEVVKKVLTNSSLQSKYLSIKNSTKEEIINTLNILDNNDFFKREYFNLPNNDSIDLIFKNNKIIRPAHAIIMLYNKIYKKRYLLKNNLATDEKYLFEYFPKTFVKMFKKEILNHPLKKEIIATQMVK, encoded by the coding sequence ATGAAAATAAATATAAAAAATAACTTAATTATAATTGAAACCGATAAATTTATTACAGTAAGCGATTTTGTAACAATTCTTAATAACTTTAAGATAATATTAGAAGATTTTAAAAAAGAAAATAATATTTATGAACTTAAAATTAATAAAATCATTAATAATAATGAATTTATAAAAATATTAAAATTAGCTTTAAATAATAAAATTCCAAAATTTTGTAAACTTTACTACTTAGTATTTGAAAATTTAACACTAAGGGAAATCAACCTTACAAGAGCTTTTGCTAAATACATAAAACAATTGTTACTTGAACTTAGTGAAGAGATGGTAATCAATACATTTATAAAACACTCTAACATAACGGCAAACTTTGTTAATTTTTTTCTTAATAAAGAGGATTTAAAAAGTTTTGAAGTTAAAGATGAAAAAGAGAATAAAATATTTACACTTTTTAATGAAATTATAAAAAATATTACAAAGACAAACTATTTTTTAAAAAAAGACACTATCTCTTTTAAAATTGATACAAATAAATTTAAACATCTTCTTTTTGGAATTCAACCTAATATTGAAATGTTCGTTTATCATTATGACTTTAATGGAATTCATCTAAGAACAACTAAAATAAGCAGAGGTGGTATTAGATATTCAAATAGGATTTATGATTTTAGAGAAGAAATTAAAGATTTGATGATAGCCCAACAAGCAAAAAATTCAATAATAATCCCAAGTGGTGCAAAAGGTGGATTTGTAATAAATAAAAAAAATATTAATAAAGAAGAATTCAAATCAATTTATTCAAAATTTATTGATGCTTTATTAGATTTAATTGATTTAGATAAAAAAGGAGAAGATAACTATTTTGTAGTTGCGGCAGATAGAGGAACTGCAAATATGAGTGATATTGCAAATGAAATAGCTATAAAAAGAGGATATTTCTTAAAAGATGCTTTTGCAAGTGGAGGAAAAAATGGATATTCTCACAAAAAACTTGGAATTACTGCAAAAGGTGCTCTAACAGCTGCAAATGAACATTTTAAAAAAATAAATAAAGATATTTTTAAAGATGAATTAACTGTTGTTGGAATAGGAAGCATGAGAGGTGATGTTTTTGGAAATGGTATGCTTTTAAATAAAAATTTTAAATTAATTGCAGCTATTTCTCACGATGAAATTTTTATAGACCCAAATCCAAATCCTAAAATAGCTTTTGAAGAAAGAAAAAGATTATTTGAAAATTCATTAAGTTGGGGTTTTTATGATAAAAGTAAGATAAGTAAAGGTGGTGGAGTATTTAAAAAAGAAGGCAAAATAAAACTCTCAAATGAAATAAAAAGTTTAATTAACTATGATAAAGATTACATTTTAGCTACAAAATTAGTAAAAAAATTACTTACTTTAAAAGTTGATTTACTCTATTTTGGAGGCATTGGGACATATGTAAAATCAAGTGATGAATTTAATTTATATATAAGTGATAAAGAAAATGAGAATATAAGAGTTGATGCAAAAGAGTTAAATGCGTTTGCTGTTTGCGAAGGAGCTAATTTAGCTTTTACAATGAAAGCAAGATATGAATATGCAAAAAAAGGTGGTAATATAAATTTAGATAGTATCGACAATTCAGCAGGTGTAAATATAAGTGATTATGAAGTTAATATGAAAATTATTTTAAATAAATTAGTTGATGAAAAAAAACTTACAGAAAATTATAAAAACAATATCTTAAAAGAATTAACTGATGAAGTAGTAAAAAAAGTATTAACAAATAGTTCTTTACAATCAAAATATCTATCTATCAAAAATTCAACAAAAGAAGAGATTATAAATACACTAAATATTTTAGATAACAATGATTTTTTTAAAAGAGAATATTTTAATCTTCCAAACAACGACTCAATTGATTTAATTTTTAAAAATAATAAAATCATAAGACCCGCTCATGCAATTATTATGCTTTATAATAAAATTTACAAAAAAAGATATTTATTAAAAAACAATTTAGCAACAGATGAAAAATATTTATTTGAATATTTTCCAAAAACTTTTGTTAAAATGTTTAAAAAGGAGATATTAAACCATCCCTTAAAAAAAGAAATCATTGCAACGCAGATGGTTAAGTAA
- the mobB gene encoding molybdopterin-guanine dinucleotide biosynthesis protein B, whose amino-acid sequence MRKAIAFTGPSNSGKTTLIEKIAKRLISSYKLAILKNDPSDKAKFDIEGKDSYKFFQTGAEVVVTSPTRTTYFSHRQKSLDEIIEMINDFDLLLVEGLKYLPLPRIGVFRGEIDESYFRYIKAVAIDDSVDRSKIPSNIEILDLNNIDEIIDWVLKNAIEV is encoded by the coding sequence TTGAGAAAAGCCATTGCATTTACTGGCCCAAGTAATTCAGGAAAAACAACATTGATTGAAAAAATTGCAAAAAGGCTAATTTCAAGTTATAAGTTAGCTATTTTAAAAAATGACCCAAGTGATAAGGCAAAATTTGATATAGAAGGAAAGGATAGTTATAAATTTTTTCAAACAGGTGCTGAGGTAGTAGTAACTTCTCCAACTCGTACTACTTATTTTTCACATAGACAAAAATCTCTTGATGAAATAATTGAAATGATTAATGATTTTGATTTATTACTTGTTGAAGGATTAAAATATCTTCCACTTCCAAGAATAGGTGTTTTTAGAGGAGAAATTGATGAGAGTTATTTTAGGTATATCAAAGCAGTTGCAATTGATGATAGTGTTGATAGAAGTAAAATTCCTTCAAATATTGAAATTTTAGATTTAAATAATATTGATGAAATAATAGATTGGGTTTTAAAAAATGCAATTGAAGTTTAA
- a CDS encoding Y-family DNA polymerase encodes MKIHLDLDAFFVSAHRTKDKSLIGKPAVVVKTHDKEIFELKKTKVLNLNKGAFTGDIIITNQELEENRGIIVTASYEARAFGIKTGMTLLEAKKIYPNLTVIKPDYHLYHLLSYKLKLFLRKRIPLIEQFSIDEFFGDLEGWIDEENILKFCYDLKQEIYDKFSLPISIGIAKSKWSAKLATSFAKPNGVFKVDDVYEFIKNIDIAKFPGIGKRIERRLKSRGILTLGDLVKNKEYILSWGKMGEVLYKRIIGEDNEDVFEKEDRKSVGISRRFDVIYDREEIMRRIKILCRFLAFLVTKKKLNPTFYYLKINYKSDKKSKAHLRVERIFNELLLKEIMSLLFLRADEYDDGIVSISLVVSRFKRISNLFDYEKDIKNEKLNQVINKIREKYGVDIMVSGDEIG; translated from the coding sequence ATGAAAATTCATCTTGATTTAGATGCTTTTTTTGTATCTGCTCATCGAACAAAAGATAAAAGTTTGATAGGAAAACCAGCAGTTGTTGTAAAAACACATGATAAAGAGATTTTTGAACTTAAAAAAACAAAAGTATTAAATTTAAATAAAGGGGCTTTTACAGGAGATATAATAATTACAAATCAAGAACTTGAAGAAAATAGAGGAATAATAGTAACAGCAAGCTATGAAGCAAGAGCTTTTGGAATAAAAACTGGAATGACTCTTTTAGAAGCTAAAAAAATATATCCAAATCTTACTGTAATAAAACCAGATTATCATTTATATCATTTACTTTCATATAAATTAAAACTTTTTTTAAGAAAAAGAATTCCTTTAATAGAACAATTTAGTATTGATGAGTTTTTTGGAGATTTAGAAGGTTGGATTGATGAGGAGAATATTTTGAAATTTTGTTATGACTTAAAACAAGAGATTTATGATAAGTTTTCTCTTCCTATTTCAATTGGAATTGCGAAATCTAAATGGAGTGCAAAACTTGCTACCTCTTTTGCTAAGCCAAATGGTGTATTTAAAGTAGATGATGTGTATGAATTTATAAAAAATATTGATATTGCGAAGTTTCCCGGTATTGGAAAACGAATTGAGAGACGACTTAAAAGTAGAGGTATATTAACACTTGGAGATTTAGTAAAAAATAAAGAGTATATTCTTTCATGGGGTAAAATGGGTGAGGTTTTATATAAAAGAATTATTGGAGAAGACAATGAAGATGTATTTGAAAAAGAAGATAGAAAAAGTGTTGGTATTTCAAGAAGATTTGATGTAATTTATGATAGAGAAGAAATAATGAGAAGAATAAAAATCCTTTGTAGATTTTTAGCTTTTCTTGTTACAAAGAAAAAATTAAATCCTACTTTTTATTATCTTAAAATAAACTATAAAAGTGATAAAAAATCAAAAGCTCATTTAAGAGTTGAGAGAATTTTTAATGAACTTTTATTAAAAGAGATAATGAGTCTTTTGTTTTTAAGAGCTGATGAGTATGATGATGGGATAGTTTCTATATCTCTTGTCGTTTCAAGATTTAAAAGAATTAGCAATTTATTTGATTATGAAAAAGATATAAAAAATGAAAAACTAAATCAAGTAATAAACAAAATAAGAGAAAAATATGGTGTTGATATAATGGTAAGTGGAGATGAAATAGGGTAG